In one window of Prevotella sp. E13-17 DNA:
- a CDS encoding ribonuclease Z — MEPFRVHILGCGSALPTMRHFPTSQIVECRGKLFMVDCGEGTQLQMRKSSLSFTKLGHIFISHYHGDHCFGLIGMISTFGLLGRTATLNIYAPEALNEILKKQIAFFCRDLDYEIKFNTVDTNEHQVIYEDRSLTVETIPLHHRPSCCGYLFREKPTLPHIRRDMIECYQIPVSQINNIKNGQNYVLPDGTVVPNERLVTPADPARAYAYCSDTKYMPELHRLLHGVTTLYHESTYATDNLAMAEKYNHSTAQQAAMVARDAGVKQLLLGHYSSRYPDEKILLEEARQIFENVRLTNEMDVINV, encoded by the coding sequence TTGGAACCTTTTCGTGTACATATATTAGGTTGCGGAAGTGCTTTACCAACCATGAGACATTTTCCTACATCTCAAATAGTTGAGTGCAGAGGGAAACTCTTTATGGTGGATTGCGGTGAAGGCACGCAACTGCAAATGCGAAAGTCATCGCTTTCATTTACAAAATTAGGTCATATTTTCATCTCGCATTACCATGGAGATCATTGTTTCGGACTCATTGGCATGATATCTACCTTCGGGTTGCTCGGCCGAACTGCCACGCTGAATATCTATGCCCCCGAAGCACTTAACGAGATACTTAAAAAGCAGATTGCATTCTTCTGTCGTGACTTAGATTACGAGATTAAATTCAATACTGTTGACACCAACGAGCACCAAGTCATCTATGAGGATCGCTCGCTGACAGTGGAGACTATCCCACTCCACCACCGGCCGTCTTGTTGTGGCTATCTGTTTCGTGAAAAGCCCACACTGCCACACATCAGACGAGACATGATAGAGTGCTACCAGATTCCTGTTTCGCAAATCAATAACATCAAGAACGGACAGAATTATGTCTTGCCCGATGGTACAGTCGTGCCCAACGAACGACTCGTCACACCGGCAGACCCTGCAAGGGCCTATGCCTATTGTTCGGATACGAAATATATGCCCGAGCTTCATCGCCTGTTGCATGGTGTGACGACACTATATCATGAGAGTACATATGCCACTGACAATCTGGCAATGGCAGAGAAATACAACCATTCGACAGCACAACAGGCTGCCATGGTGGCACGCGATGCAGGGGTCAAACAGCTGCTTCTCGGCCACTACAGTTCGCGCTATCCTGACGAAAAAATACTTCTTGAAGAAGCCCGACAGATATTCGAGAATGTCCGACTCACTAACGAAATGGATGTGATCAATGTTTAA
- the mazG gene encoding nucleoside triphosphate pyrophosphohydrolase yields MHTREEQMKAFGRLLDVLDQLREKCPWDRKQTNESLRPNTIEETFELCDAIMKDDTHEIKKELGDVLMHTCFYAMIAREKKQFDIADVLNTETDKLIFRHPHVYHPSQVGAAAPKPLPYVPEDAESNNEFSKAETSDEVLKNWEQIKLKEKDGNKTVLSGVPSSLPSLIKAYRIQDKARNVGFDWQKKEDVWDKVHEELKELEVELAREDKEASTNELGDFLFSVINAARLYHLNPDNALERTNAKFIRRFNYIEQHSIRAGRPLTEMSLDEMDQLWNEAKQNEKLNKD; encoded by the coding sequence ATGCATACACGAGAAGAACAAATGAAAGCCTTCGGACGGCTGCTCGACGTGCTGGATCAGTTGCGCGAGAAGTGCCCGTGGGACAGAAAACAAACCAACGAAAGTCTGCGCCCGAACACAATCGAAGAGACTTTTGAACTGTGTGATGCCATCATGAAAGACGACACGCACGAAATCAAAAAGGAACTGGGCGATGTGCTGATGCACACTTGTTTCTATGCCATGATAGCGCGCGAAAAGAAGCAGTTCGATATAGCCGACGTGCTGAACACTGAGACCGACAAACTCATCTTCAGACATCCCCATGTCTATCATCCCAGTCAGGTCGGTGCGGCAGCCCCCAAACCCCTGCCCTATGTCCCGGAGGATGCCGAAAGCAACAACGAATTTTCAAAGGCTGAAACCAGCGACGAGGTGCTGAAAAACTGGGAGCAAATCAAGCTGAAAGAAAAGGATGGCAACAAGACAGTGCTCAGCGGTGTGCCTTCATCCTTACCTTCACTCATCAAGGCCTATCGCATTCAGGATAAGGCACGTAACGTGGGGTTTGACTGGCAAAAGAAAGAAGACGTCTGGGACAAAGTGCATGAAGAATTGAAAGAACTGGAAGTAGAACTGGCACGCGAGGATAAAGAGGCGTCAACCAACGAACTGGGCGATTTTCTGTTCTCTGTCATTAATGCTGCACGCCTGTATCATTTGAACCCCGACAATGCGTTGGAACGCACCAATGCTAAGTTCATTCGGCGCTTCAACTATATTGAGCAGCATTCCATTCGTGCAGGTCGCCCGCTCACAGAGATGTCGCTCGACGAGATGGACCAGCTCTGGAATGAAGCAAAACAAAACGAGAAATTAAACAAAGACTAA
- a CDS encoding lipocalin family protein: MKKTLIFVMATVLAIGCGGNKKSSFMENVETEEERDAFRDSTIYGFCTDKSTNDILQIVTDAGDTLNINVSNARDNGDIKGGYHKGDEMAVVANGDSTIALLVVNKSALLGNWVMPNPIDGSSETGISIRRGGIVESIDQNAVVYKSWRIYNGKLHITATREDGVEIDETFVYSIKHITPDSLVIQDQEETFEYSRQQEEREEDLGIELDNGDDDFIM; this comes from the coding sequence ATGAAAAAGACTTTGATTTTCGTCATGGCAACAGTGCTCGCCATCGGATGTGGAGGCAACAAGAAGTCAAGCTTCATGGAGAATGTTGAAACAGAAGAGGAACGGGATGCCTTCCGCGACTCTACCATCTATGGCTTCTGTACTGACAAATCGACTAATGACATTCTGCAAATCGTTACAGATGCTGGAGATACCCTTAATATCAACGTCAGTAATGCACGTGACAACGGCGACATCAAAGGTGGATATCATAAGGGTGACGAAATGGCAGTCGTTGCAAATGGCGACAGTACGATTGCGCTGCTAGTTGTCAACAAGTCGGCGCTCTTGGGCAATTGGGTGATGCCTAATCCCATTGACGGCAGTTCGGAAACAGGCATCAGCATCAGGCGAGGCGGTATCGTGGAAAGCATTGATCAAAATGCGGTCGTCTATAAATCATGGCGTATTTATAACGGCAAACTTCATATTACCGCCACCCGTGAAGATGGTGTCGAAATCGATGAAACCTTTGTTTATTCCATCAAGCACATCACGCCCGACTCGTTGGTCATCCAAGACCAGGAAGAGACGTTCGAATACTCTCGTCAACAGGAGGAAAGAGAAGAGGATCTTGGCATCGAGTTGGACAATGGTGATGATGACTTTATTATGTAA